One Mycolicibacterium goodii genomic region harbors:
- the ctaD gene encoding aa3-type cytochrome oxidase subunit I gives MVAEAPPIGELEARRPFPERLGPKGNLIYKLITTTDHKLIGIMYCVACFAFFLIGGLMALFMRTELAMPGLQFLSNEQFNQLFTMHGTVMLLFYATPIVFGFANLVLPLQIGAPDVAFPRLNALSFWLFLFGALIAMGGFITPGGAADFGWTAYSPLTDAIHSPGAGGDLWIMGLAVGGLGTILGGVNMITTVVCMRAPGMTMFRMPIFTWNILVTSILVLIAFPILTAALFGLAADRHLGAHIYDPANGGVLLWQHLFWFFGHPEVYIIALPFFGIVSEIFPVFSRKPIFGYTTLIYATLAIAALSVAVWAHHMYATGAVLLPFFSFMTFLIAVPTGIKFFNWIGTMWKGQLTFETPMLFSVGFLITFLLGGLSGVLLASPPLDFHVTDSYFVIAHFHYVLFGTIVFATYAGIYFWFPKMTGRLLDERLGKLHFWLTFIGFHTTFLVQHWVGDEGMPRRYADYLPSDGFTTLNVISTIGAFILGVSMLPFVWNVFKSWRYGEPVTVDDPWGYGNSLEWATSCPPPRHNFTELPRIRSERPAFELHYPHMVERMRAEAHVGRAHHPELETADKSS, from the coding sequence TTGGTAGCCGAAGCGCCCCCAATCGGAGAACTCGAGGCACGTCGTCCATTTCCGGAACGGCTGGGCCCCAAGGGGAACTTGATCTACAAACTGATCACGACCACCGATCACAAGCTGATCGGCATCATGTACTGCGTCGCGTGCTTCGCCTTCTTCCTCATCGGCGGGCTCATGGCGCTGTTCATGCGTACCGAGCTTGCGATGCCAGGGCTGCAGTTCCTCTCCAACGAGCAGTTCAACCAGCTGTTCACCATGCACGGCACGGTGATGCTGCTCTTCTACGCCACCCCGATCGTGTTCGGTTTCGCCAACCTGGTGCTGCCGCTGCAGATCGGTGCGCCGGACGTGGCGTTCCCGCGCCTGAACGCGTTGTCGTTCTGGCTGTTCCTGTTCGGCGCGCTGATCGCCATGGGCGGCTTCATCACCCCGGGCGGCGCGGCCGACTTCGGCTGGACCGCGTACTCGCCGCTGACCGATGCCATCCACTCACCCGGTGCGGGTGGTGACCTGTGGATCATGGGTCTCGCCGTCGGTGGTCTCGGCACCATCCTCGGTGGCGTGAACATGATCACCACCGTGGTGTGCATGCGCGCCCCCGGCATGACCATGTTCCGGATGCCGATCTTCACCTGGAACATCCTGGTGACCTCGATCCTGGTGCTGATCGCGTTCCCGATCCTGACGGCCGCGCTGTTCGGCCTGGCCGCCGACCGCCACCTCGGTGCCCACATCTACGACCCGGCCAACGGCGGTGTGCTGTTGTGGCAGCACCTGTTCTGGTTCTTCGGCCACCCCGAGGTGTACATCATCGCGCTGCCGTTCTTCGGCATCGTGTCGGAGATCTTCCCGGTGTTCAGCCGCAAGCCGATCTTCGGTTACACCACGCTGATCTACGCCACTCTGGCCATCGCGGCCCTGTCCGTCGCGGTGTGGGCGCACCACATGTACGCCACGGGCGCGGTTCTGCTGCCGTTCTTCTCGTTCATGACGTTCCTGATCGCGGTGCCGACCGGTATCAAGTTCTTCAACTGGATCGGCACGATGTGGAAGGGACAGCTGACGTTCGAGACGCCGATGCTGTTCTCGGTCGGCTTCCTCATCACGTTCCTGCTGGGTGGCCTGTCCGGCGTGTTGCTGGCCAGCCCGCCGCTGGACTTCCACGTCACCGACAGCTACTTCGTCATCGCGCACTTCCACTACGTGCTCTTCGGCACCATCGTGTTCGCCACCTACGCGGGCATCTACTTCTGGTTCCCGAAGATGACGGGCCGCCTGCTCGACGAGCGCCTGGGCAAGCTGCACTTCTGGCTGACGTTCATCGGCTTCCACACCACCTTCCTGGTGCAGCACTGGGTCGGTGACGAGGGCATGCCGCGTCGTTACGCCGACTACCTGCCCAGCGACGGCTTCACCACGCTGAACGTGATCTCGACGATCGGCGCCTTCATCCTTGGTGTCTCGATGCTGCCGTTCGTGTGGAACGTGTTCAAGAGCTGGCGTTACGGCGAGCCCGTCACCGTGGACGATCCGTGGGGCTACGGCAACTCGCTGGAGTGGGCCACCAGCTGCCCGCCGCCGCGCCACAACTTCACCGAGCTGCCCCGCATCCGGTCGGAGCGTCCGGCGTTCGAGCTGCACTACCCGCACATGGTCGAGCGGATGCGGGCCGAGGCCCACGTGGGCCGCGCCCACCATCCCGAGCTCGAAACCGCGGACAAGTCCAGCTGA
- a CDS encoding NUDIX hydrolase, with protein MTDDPLVPRPAATVMLIRDVHRDTRTDIEVFLMRRHAAMEFVAGVMVFPGGGVDDRDRNADIAWYGPEPSWWAQRLGVDEGLAEALVCAAARETFEESGVLFAGPQNGSGDPGIIADASVYGDARAALANHSLSFADFLRDEKLVLRADLLRPWANWVTPKEERTRRYDTYFFVAALPEGQRADGENTETDRAFWCTPQAGLDDFEAGRTFLLPPTWTQLDSLNGRTVAEVLAAERKIVPIEPSLSTEGNNWEIEYFDSERYNAARNHRSPGR; from the coding sequence ATGACTGACGACCCACTGGTCCCCCGGCCCGCGGCGACGGTGATGTTGATCCGCGACGTGCATCGGGACACACGCACAGACATCGAGGTGTTCCTGATGCGCAGGCATGCCGCGATGGAATTCGTCGCCGGGGTGATGGTGTTCCCAGGTGGCGGCGTCGACGATCGCGACCGAAATGCCGACATCGCGTGGTACGGACCCGAGCCGTCGTGGTGGGCGCAACGCCTCGGTGTCGACGAAGGGCTGGCCGAGGCGCTTGTGTGCGCCGCGGCGCGCGAAACGTTCGAGGAGTCCGGCGTGTTGTTCGCCGGTCCGCAGAACGGATCCGGCGATCCGGGCATCATCGCCGACGCGTCGGTGTACGGCGACGCCCGTGCGGCCCTCGCCAATCACTCGCTGTCGTTCGCCGATTTTCTGCGCGACGAGAAACTCGTGCTGCGCGCCGACCTGCTGCGACCCTGGGCCAACTGGGTGACGCCGAAAGAGGAGCGCACGCGTCGCTACGACACGTACTTCTTTGTCGCCGCCCTCCCGGAGGGGCAGCGCGCCGACGGTGAGAACACCGAGACCGACCGCGCGTTCTGGTGCACGCCACAGGCCGGGCTCGACGACTTCGAGGCCGGGCGCACCTTTCTGCTGCCCCCGACGTGGACGCAGCTGGACTCGCTCAACGGTCGGACGGTGGCCGAGGTGCTGGCCGCCGAACGCAAGATCGTGCCGATCGAACCCAGCCTGTCCACCGAGGGCAACAACTGGGAGATCGAGTATTTCGACAGTGAGCGCTACAACGCCGCCCGAAATCATCGGTCGCCCGGCCGATGA
- a CDS encoding ABC transporter ATP-binding protein, which translates to MPTTGEDAVDGADNPDLLIDFARVTLRRGGNTLVGPITWAVELDERWVVIGPNGAGKTSLLRIAAATEHPSSGTAYVLGERLGRTDMAELRSRVGLSSSALSQRIPDDEVVRDLVVSAGYAVLGRWREQYDDVDYEQAVDMLESVGAEHLAERRYGTLSEGERKRVLIARSLMTDPELLLLDEPAAGLDLGGREDLVARLTDLAADPDAPAMVLVTHHVEEIPVGFSHGLILSEGKVVASGLLTDVLTAENLSKAFGQAIALEMIDGRYFARRVRSRAAHRRRND; encoded by the coding sequence GTGCCCACAACCGGAGAAGACGCAGTCGACGGAGCCGACAACCCAGACCTGCTGATCGACTTCGCGAGGGTCACCTTGCGCCGCGGCGGAAACACCCTTGTCGGGCCCATCACGTGGGCGGTCGAACTCGACGAACGCTGGGTGGTCATCGGTCCGAACGGCGCGGGCAAGACGTCCCTGTTGCGAATCGCCGCCGCGACCGAACACCCATCGTCGGGAACCGCCTACGTGCTGGGGGAGCGGCTGGGCCGCACCGACATGGCCGAGCTGCGGTCGCGGGTCGGTCTGAGCAGCTCGGCGCTGTCGCAACGGATTCCCGACGACGAGGTGGTCCGCGACCTGGTCGTCTCGGCCGGTTACGCGGTGCTGGGCCGGTGGCGTGAGCAGTACGACGACGTCGACTACGAGCAGGCCGTCGACATGCTCGAAAGCGTCGGCGCCGAGCACCTGGCCGAACGCCGGTACGGGACCCTGTCGGAGGGTGAGCGCAAGCGCGTCCTGATCGCCAGGTCGCTGATGACCGACCCGGAACTGCTGCTGCTCGACGAACCCGCGGCCGGGCTCGACCTCGGGGGCCGCGAGGACCTCGTCGCACGGCTCACCGACCTGGCCGCCGACCCCGATGCACCGGCGATGGTGCTCGTGACGCACCATGTCGAGGAGATCCCGGTCGGCTTCAGTCACGGGCTGATCCTGTCCGAGGGCAAGGTGGTGGCCTCCGGCCTGCTCACCGATGTCCTGACGGCCGAGAACCTGTCCAAGGCGTTCGGGCAGGCCATCGCCCTCGAGATGATCGACGGACGGTACTTTGCGCGTCGGGTCAGGAGCCGGGCCGCGCACAGGAGGCGAAATGACTGA
- a CDS encoding class I SAM-dependent methyltransferase gives MTEIRDADPAPNPHATAEEVEAAMHDSKLAQVLYHDWEAETYDEKWSISYDQRCIDYARGRFDAIVPEEEQRKLPYDRALELGCGTGFFLLNLIQSGVARRGSVTDLSPGMVKVATRNGQSLGLDIDGRVADAEGIPYEDNTFDLVVGHAVLHHIPDVELSLREVVRILKPGGRFVFAGEPTTVGNRYARELSTLTWHATTNLTKLPFLNGWRRPQEELDESSRAAALEAVVDLHTFDPTDLERMASNAGAVQVRTASEEFTAAMLGWPVRTFEAAVPPGRLGWGWAKFAFNSWTTLSWVDANIWRKVVPKGWFYNVMVTGVKPS, from the coding sequence ATGACGGAAATCAGGGACGCCGACCCGGCTCCGAACCCGCACGCGACGGCCGAAGAGGTCGAAGCCGCGATGCACGACAGCAAGCTGGCGCAGGTCCTCTACCACGACTGGGAGGCCGAGACCTACGACGAGAAGTGGTCGATCTCCTACGACCAGCGCTGCATCGACTACGCGCGCGGCCGGTTCGATGCCATCGTGCCCGAGGAGGAACAGCGCAAACTGCCGTACGACCGGGCCCTCGAACTGGGCTGCGGCACCGGGTTCTTCCTGCTCAACCTCATCCAGTCGGGTGTGGCGCGCCGCGGCTCGGTCACCGATCTGTCGCCCGGCATGGTCAAGGTGGCCACCCGCAACGGCCAGTCGCTGGGCCTCGACATCGACGGCCGCGTCGCCGATGCGGAGGGCATTCCCTACGAGGACAACACGTTCGACCTCGTCGTCGGGCACGCCGTCCTGCACCACATCCCCGATGTCGAGCTGTCGCTGCGCGAGGTCGTGCGCATCCTCAAACCGGGCGGTCGGTTCGTGTTCGCCGGTGAACCCACCACGGTCGGCAATCGGTACGCCCGCGAGCTGTCCACCCTCACGTGGCATGCGACCACGAACCTGACCAAACTGCCGTTCCTGAATGGCTGGCGCCGTCCCCAGGAGGAACTCGACGAGTCATCTCGTGCGGCGGCCCTTGAGGCCGTGGTCGACCTGCACACGTTCGATCCGACGGACCTGGAGCGCATGGCCTCCAACGCCGGTGCGGTCCAGGTACGTACCGCCAGCGAAGAGTTCACCGCCGCCATGCTGGGCTGGCCGGTGCGCACGTTCGAGGCCGCGGTGCCCCCGGGCCGTCTGGGGTGGGGCTGGGCCAAGTTCGCGTTCAACAGCTGGACCACACTGAGCTGGGTGGACGCCAACATCTGGCGCAAGGTCGTGCCGAAGGGCTGGTTCTACAACGTCATGGTCACGGGGGTCAAACCCTCCTGA
- a CDS encoding YciI family protein produces MFHVLTLTYLKPLDVVDQTRPAHVAWLNDEVAAGRILLAGRQESQTGGVLITGDISVEDAQALIDADPYSRAGLVSYERVSFNGSIRAAGL; encoded by the coding sequence GTGTTCCACGTCCTCACCCTCACATACCTGAAGCCGCTCGACGTCGTCGATCAGACCCGCCCCGCCCACGTGGCCTGGCTCAACGACGAGGTCGCCGCCGGACGCATCCTGCTCGCCGGCCGGCAGGAATCGCAGACCGGCGGTGTGCTGATCACCGGTGACATCAGCGTCGAAGATGCCCAGGCGCTCATCGATGCCGACCCCTACTCGCGGGCCGGGCTGGTGAGCTACGAGCGCGTCTCGTTCAACGGCTCGATCCGGGCGGCCGGGCTGTAA
- a CDS encoding PLP-dependent aminotransferase family protein codes for MSSPMVARSLDVDLLARELGNWRTASQTGPAYLGLADAIRLLIVDGRVPVGSRLPSERALADVLRVSRTTVTAAFNQLREDGYLHARRGARSTAALPARPEVRVEAAPSSVNLASAALSAPGPAVLDAFAEAGKDIASYLQGPGHELTGVAPLREAIAERYCERGLSTDSEQIMVTSGAQHAIGLILATHTQPGDRVLVEQPTYHGALSAISTAGARAVPVSLTDVGWELDAVHAALRQLAPSLAYLIPDNHNPTGFTMTSADRERLGQIISDTRTRTIVDESIADMWVDHAPPEPLARSVGRHDLVLTIGSMSKSFWGGLRVGWIRAEPGTLATIAAIRPSVDLGTPVLEQLAAARLLAIREQVLPERRELLRRRRQFLISLLAEHLPDWQPGPGRGGMSLWVRLPAPMSTALAAAASRLGVDLPAGPRFGVDGTLERFIRVPYALPEPQLAEAVELLTRAWHSITGTFGPQSQALVV; via the coding sequence ATGAGCAGCCCAATGGTCGCCCGGTCACTGGATGTGGACCTTCTGGCGCGCGAGCTAGGCAACTGGCGGACAGCCAGTCAAACTGGACCGGCTTATCTGGGGCTTGCCGATGCCATCCGCCTGCTCATCGTCGACGGACGCGTACCGGTGGGCTCCCGCCTGCCCAGCGAGCGCGCTTTGGCCGATGTGCTCCGCGTGTCCCGGACCACTGTCACCGCGGCGTTCAACCAGTTGCGCGAGGACGGTTACCTGCACGCCCGTCGTGGCGCCAGGAGCACGGCGGCGTTGCCCGCGCGACCCGAGGTGCGCGTCGAGGCCGCGCCGTCGTCGGTCAACCTGGCCTCGGCAGCGCTGTCCGCACCGGGACCCGCCGTGCTCGACGCGTTCGCCGAAGCCGGCAAGGACATCGCGTCGTACCTGCAAGGGCCCGGCCACGAACTCACGGGCGTCGCGCCGTTGCGTGAAGCCATCGCCGAAAGATATTGCGAGCGTGGGCTTTCCACCGATTCTGAGCAGATCATGGTGACCAGCGGAGCGCAGCACGCGATCGGGCTGATCCTCGCCACACACACCCAGCCCGGTGACCGGGTGCTCGTCGAACAGCCGACGTATCACGGTGCGCTGTCGGCCATTTCGACCGCAGGGGCGCGCGCGGTGCCGGTCTCGCTCACCGACGTCGGGTGGGAACTGGACGCCGTGCATGCCGCGCTTCGGCAACTCGCACCGAGCCTGGCCTACCTCATCCCCGACAACCACAACCCGACCGGCTTCACGATGACCTCGGCGGATCGGGAACGGTTGGGCCAGATCATCTCCGATACCCGCACCCGCACCATCGTCGACGAGTCGATCGCCGACATGTGGGTCGACCACGCGCCGCCCGAGCCACTCGCCCGGTCCGTCGGCAGGCACGATCTGGTGTTGACGATCGGTTCGATGTCGAAGTCGTTCTGGGGCGGGCTGCGCGTGGGCTGGATCCGCGCCGAGCCCGGCACGCTGGCCACCATCGCCGCCATCCGGCCCTCGGTGGATCTGGGCACACCCGTCCTCGAGCAGCTCGCGGCGGCACGCCTCCTGGCCATACGTGAACAGGTCCTGCCCGAGCGTCGAGAACTGCTGCGCCGTCGCCGCCAGTTCCTGATCTCGCTGCTGGCCGAACATCTTCCGGACTGGCAGCCCGGGCCGGGACGCGGCGGCATGTCGTTGTGGGTGAGGCTGCCCGCGCCGATGAGTACGGCATTGGCCGCGGCGGCTTCACGTCTGGGCGTCGACCTGCCTGCCGGACCGCGGTTCGGTGTCGACGGCACGCTGGAGCGCTTCATCCGCGTGCCCTATGCCCTGCCCGAGCCTCAACTCGCCGAGGCCGTCGAGCTGCTGACCCGCGCGTGGCACAGCATCACCGGCACGTTCGGACCGCAGAGTCAGGCCCTTGTGGTCTGA
- a CDS encoding YczE/YyaS/YitT family protein: protein MAMMVRAGLGLDPWDVFHQGLTRHTPLTIGLASAVVGVVVLLAWIPLRNRPGIGTIANVIVIAVTVDAVLAVLPAPTAMPVRIAMMVGAVVLNAISTVLYIGAGLGPGPRDGLMTGLVARTGLSVRLVRTCIEATVLAAGWLMGGTVGVGTVLYAFGIGPLVQLFLKLTPRRILFHDFGAPARNRTRGGDITGDITTMSGCPQPEKTQSTEPTTQTC, encoded by the coding sequence ATGGCCATGATGGTCCGGGCCGGCCTCGGCCTGGACCCGTGGGATGTCTTCCACCAGGGCCTGACCCGGCACACGCCCCTGACCATCGGGCTCGCATCGGCGGTCGTGGGCGTCGTGGTCCTGCTGGCCTGGATCCCGTTGCGCAACCGGCCAGGCATCGGCACCATCGCCAATGTCATCGTCATCGCCGTGACCGTCGACGCCGTGCTCGCGGTGCTGCCCGCGCCGACGGCCATGCCGGTGCGCATCGCGATGATGGTCGGCGCGGTCGTGCTCAACGCGATCAGCACCGTGCTCTACATCGGCGCGGGTCTCGGACCGGGACCGCGCGACGGCCTGATGACGGGGCTCGTGGCGCGCACCGGCTTGTCGGTGCGGCTCGTCCGCACCTGCATCGAGGCGACCGTGCTGGCCGCAGGCTGGCTGATGGGCGGCACCGTCGGCGTGGGAACGGTGCTGTACGCCTTCGGAATCGGGCCACTGGTCCAGCTGTTCCTCAAACTCACGCCGCGACGGATCCTGTTCCACGATTTCGGCGCGCCCGCGCGTAACCGGACGCGTGGCGGGGACATCACCGGGGACATCACTACGATGAGCGGGTGCCCACAACCGGAGAAGACGCAGTCGACGGAGCCGACAACCCAGACCTGCTGA
- a CDS encoding enoyl-CoA hydratase, translating into MNEFVRIVLGTAPEQSGVATLLLSRPPTNALTRQMYREISIAANELGERADVAAVILYGGHEIFCAGDDVPELRTLDAEETAAADHALQRCIEAVAAIPKPTVAAITGYALGSGMNLALAADWRVSGDNVKFGATEILAGLAPRGDGGMRLAGTIGTSKAKELVFSGRFVGAQEALDLGLIDDMVAPDHVYDAALAWARRFVEHPVDVLAAAKASVTWPAHRPTDRMVDRP; encoded by the coding sequence ATGAACGAGTTCGTCAGGATCGTTCTCGGCACCGCCCCCGAACAGTCCGGGGTGGCCACACTTCTGTTGTCGCGGCCCCCGACGAACGCGTTGACGCGCCAGATGTACCGCGAGATCTCGATCGCCGCGAACGAGCTGGGCGAACGCGCCGATGTCGCCGCGGTGATCCTGTACGGCGGCCACGAGATCTTCTGTGCCGGTGACGACGTCCCCGAACTGCGCACCCTCGACGCCGAGGAGACCGCGGCGGCCGACCATGCGCTGCAGCGCTGCATCGAGGCCGTGGCGGCGATCCCCAAACCCACGGTCGCCGCGATCACCGGATATGCGCTCGGCAGCGGGATGAACCTGGCCCTGGCCGCGGACTGGCGGGTGAGCGGCGACAATGTCAAATTCGGCGCCACCGAGATCTTGGCGGGGCTCGCGCCCCGCGGCGACGGCGGAATGCGGCTCGCGGGGACGATCGGCACCAGCAAGGCCAAGGAACTCGTGTTCAGCGGGCGCTTCGTCGGCGCTCAGGAAGCGCTCGACCTCGGCCTGATCGACGACATGGTCGCTCCCGACCACGTGTACGACGCCGCACTGGCGTGGGCCCGCCGGTTCGTCGAGCATCCGGTCGACGTTCTGGCCGCCGCCAAGGCCTCCGTCACCTGGCCGGCGCATAGGCCGACCGATCGGATGGTGGACCGGCCCTGA
- the serB gene encoding phosphoserine phosphatase SerB, producing MSSSRERSSQPAGSSRERSSQPAGSSRERSSLLITVTGVDQPGVTSALFEVLSRHKVELRNVEQVVIRRRLTLGVLVAAPVEVAASDTLRRDVEAAIHGVGLDVTIERSDDLPVMREPSTHTIVVLGRPITAEAFSVVARAVADLGVNIDFIRGVSDYPVTGLELRVSVPSGAAYGQLQQALAQVAANEGVDIALEDYTLSRRAKRLIVFDVDSTLIQGEVIEMLAARVGAEAAVAEVTEAAMRGELDFAESLHRRVATLAGLPASVLDDVAEQLELTPGARTTIRTLRRLGFYCGVVSGGFRQVIEPLAHELMLDYVAANELEIVDGKLTGRVVGDVVDRPGKAKALRDFAQQVGVPMEQTVAVGDGANDIDMLSAAGLGVAFNAKPALREVADASLSHPYLDTVLFILGITRGEIEAADAIDGVVRRVEIPDD from the coding sequence ATGAGCTCGTCACGCGAGCGCTCATCGCAACCCGCTGGCTCTTCGCGCGAGCGCTCATCGCAACCCGCTGGCTCGTCACGCGAGCGCTCATCGCTACTGATCACGGTCACCGGAGTCGACCAGCCGGGCGTCACCTCGGCACTGTTCGAGGTGCTGTCCCGGCACAAGGTCGAGCTGCGCAACGTCGAGCAGGTCGTCATACGACGTCGGCTCACGCTGGGTGTGCTGGTGGCCGCGCCGGTCGAGGTTGCCGCGAGCGACACGCTGCGACGTGACGTGGAGGCCGCGATCCACGGGGTGGGTCTCGACGTCACGATCGAGCGCAGCGACGACCTGCCGGTGATGCGTGAACCGTCGACCCACACCATCGTGGTGCTCGGGCGGCCGATCACCGCGGAGGCGTTCTCGGTGGTCGCCCGCGCGGTGGCCGACCTGGGCGTCAACATCGATTTCATCCGCGGGGTGTCCGACTATCCGGTGACGGGACTGGAGCTCCGCGTGTCGGTGCCCTCCGGTGCCGCCTACGGACAGCTGCAGCAGGCGCTGGCACAGGTTGCCGCCAACGAAGGCGTCGACATCGCGCTGGAGGACTACACGCTGTCGCGACGGGCCAAGCGCCTCATCGTGTTCGACGTGGACTCGACCCTCATCCAGGGCGAGGTGATCGAGATGCTCGCGGCCCGCGTGGGTGCCGAGGCCGCTGTCGCGGAAGTGACCGAGGCCGCGATGCGCGGCGAACTCGACTTCGCCGAGTCACTGCACCGCCGGGTGGCGACGCTGGCCGGCCTGCCTGCCTCGGTGCTCGACGACGTCGCCGAGCAGTTGGAGCTCACTCCGGGAGCCCGCACCACGATCCGGACCCTGCGCAGGCTCGGTTTCTACTGTGGCGTGGTGTCGGGCGGCTTCCGGCAGGTCATCGAACCCCTCGCGCACGAACTCATGCTCGATTACGTCGCGGCCAACGAGTTGGAGATCGTCGACGGAAAGCTCACCGGACGGGTCGTCGGTGATGTCGTCGACCGGCCGGGCAAGGCCAAGGCGCTGCGGGACTTCGCCCAGCAGGTCGGGGTTCCGATGGAGCAGACGGTGGCCGTTGGCGACGGCGCCAACGACATCGACATGCTGTCCGCAGCCGGGCTGGGCGTGGCGTTCAACGCCAAACCGGCGCTGCGAGAGGTCGCCGATGCGTCTCTGAGCCATCCGTACCTCGACACCGTGCTGTTCATCCTCGGCATCACGCGCGGCGAGATCGAGGCCGCCGACGCGATCGACGGTGTGGTGCGGCGCGTCGAGATCCCCGACGATTAG
- a CDS encoding ABC transporter substrate-binding protein, which produces MLTFRPLAGAVLIAATASLISGCGASGEQPVTQPSMTTSVTKIADAGVLGNQRRPDESCAPGPVQADPAPRRVRNATAAGSDIPETTEVAGDPQRIVVLSGDQLDALCALGLQSRIVAAALPEGSSAQPSYLGTVVHDVPPAGDRNAPDLSAIEAADPDLILGSAALTPGAFGDLSAIAPTVFTGQPGAAWRDTLRAVGAATGRAGAADDLIAGFEDAARKAGAENDAAHFQASVVQLTEDTVRVFGANNFPGSVLAAVGLDRPAAQRFTDKPYEELPATSDDFAIADADIVYVSFASPAARDKAGSILTGDAWRKLSANRDNRVFVVNNEVWQTGQNIVAARGILDDLRWVNAPIN; this is translated from the coding sequence GTGCTGACCTTCCGACCACTGGCGGGGGCGGTGCTGATCGCCGCGACCGCGTCACTGATCAGTGGTTGCGGTGCCTCCGGCGAACAGCCGGTGACGCAGCCGTCGATGACCACGAGCGTGACCAAGATCGCCGACGCGGGTGTCCTCGGCAATCAGCGTCGGCCCGACGAGTCCTGCGCACCCGGCCCGGTCCAGGCGGACCCGGCGCCGAGACGTGTGCGCAACGCGACCGCCGCGGGTTCCGACATCCCGGAGACAACCGAGGTCGCCGGTGACCCGCAGCGCATCGTGGTGTTGTCGGGCGATCAACTCGACGCGTTGTGTGCGCTGGGGCTGCAGTCGCGGATCGTCGCGGCCGCGCTCCCCGAGGGGTCGAGCGCGCAGCCGTCGTATCTGGGCACCGTCGTGCACGATGTGCCACCCGCAGGTGACCGCAATGCGCCCGATCTCTCGGCGATCGAGGCGGCCGATCCCGATCTGATCCTCGGTTCGGCGGCGCTGACCCCTGGCGCGTTCGGCGACCTGTCGGCGATCGCGCCCACCGTTTTCACCGGGCAACCCGGTGCGGCGTGGCGCGACACCCTGCGCGCCGTCGGCGCGGCGACCGGGCGCGCGGGCGCGGCCGACGATCTCATCGCCGGATTCGAGGACGCCGCCCGCAAGGCCGGTGCGGAGAACGACGCGGCCCACTTCCAGGCGTCGGTGGTCCAGTTGACCGAGGACACCGTGCGGGTGTTCGGCGCCAACAACTTCCCCGGCAGTGTGCTGGCGGCGGTGGGCCTGGATCGTCCTGCCGCACAACGGTTCACCGACAAGCCCTACGAGGAGCTGCCGGCCACGAGCGACGATTTCGCCATCGCCGACGCCGACATCGTGTATGTGTCGTTCGCCTCACCGGCCGCGCGGGACAAGGCCGGCTCGATCCTCACCGGTGACGCGTGGCGGAAACTGTCCGCGAACCGCGACAACCGCGTGTTCGTCGTCAACAACGAGGTGTGGCAGACCGGGCAGAACATCGTCGCGGCGCGCGGGATCCTGGACGACCTGCGCTGGGTCAACGCGCCGATCAACTAG